From Primulina huaijiensis isolate GDHJ02 chromosome 15, ASM1229523v2, whole genome shotgun sequence, one genomic window encodes:
- the LOC140959526 gene encoding chloroplast protein FOR GROWTH AND FERTILITY 2-like, translating into MERLIHSKAIPSKPHCNLKPSSHPLVPRFAGVVSSRKMAFSSASFRWVPLPGPLRVKSLSCGLQDPSLVSPETREELSFFVDSTDGLAPKPHLRRLIPLIYSPQRKAVNAGAVILLSAILLTLLHPVVVSPAFASFPNAAKTGVPAAIAAGTSLLRFELLSSAWTGFLAGCLHTLSGPDHLAALAPLSIGCSRMESAAVGALWGCGHDAGQLIFGLLFLLLKDRLHIEVLRTWGTRVVGFTLLVIGAMGIREASEVPVPCVVLENGDCDVSGYEMIASPSIGKKKFGFTTFATGIVHGLQPDALLMILPALALPSRLAGAAFLFMFLVGTVFAMGSYTMFIGSCSQVLKEKVPRVTEKLNWASSLVAIGLGIAILISEFLGLSLY; encoded by the exons ATGGAGAGGCTAATTCACTCCAAGGCTATCCCTTCGAAACCTCATTGTAACTTGAAGCCCAGTTCTCATCCCCTTGTTCCACGCTTCGCGGGAGTTGTGTCCTCCAGGAAAATGGCTTTTTCATCGGCTTCATTTCGTTGGGTGCCACTCCCCGGGCCACTTCGGGTCAAGTCGCTATCTTGCGGTCTCCAAGACCCGTCTTTGGTTTCCCCTGAAACCCGGGAAGAGTTGTCGTTTTTCGTGGATTCGACTGATGGGCTGGCGCCTAAGCCTCATTTGCGTAGACTAATCCCTCTGATATATTCTCCGCAGCGGAAG GCAGTTAATGCAGGGGCAGTGATATTATTATCTGCAATCCTTTTGACGTTACTCCACCCTGTTGTCGTGTCACCGGCTTTTGCTAGTTTCCCAAATGCAGCCAAGACTGGAGTACCAGCAGCAATTGCTGCAGGGACTAGTCTTCTACGCTTCGAGTTACTGAGCAGCGCATGGACTGGATTCTTGGCGGGTTGCTTGCACACATTATCAGGTCCCGACCATCTTGCTGCCTTGGCTCCACTTTCAATTGGCTGCTCGAGGATGGAAAGTGCTGCTGTTGGAGCCCTTTGGGGATGTGGGCATGATGCGGGGCAGTTGATATTTGGCCTACTTTTTTTACTTTTGAAAGATCGGCTACATATTGAAGTATTGAGAACTTGGGGCACGAGAGTGGTGGGGTTTACTCTACTCGTTATTGGAGCCATGGGAATAAGGGAAGCGTCAGAAGTACCCGTCCCATGTGTTGTCCTGGAGAATGGCGACTGTGATGTGAGTGGATATGAAATGATCGCAAGCCCTTCAATCGGAAAGAAGAAATTTGGTTTTACCACGTTTGCTACGGGGATTGTTCATGGATTGCAGCCGGATGCTTTGCTGATGATCTTACCGGCACTTGCATTGCCTTCTCGTTTGGCTGGTGCTGCGTTTCTGTTCATGTTCTTGGTTGGGACGGTTTTCGCTATGGGAAGCTATACAATGTTTATCGGGTCATGCAGTCAAGTGCTCAAGGAAAAGGTACCTAGAGTAACTGAAAAACTCAATTGGGCATCTTCTCTTGTAGCAATTGGTTTAGGGATTGCAATTTTGATCAGTGAGTTTTTAGGATTAAGCTTGTATTAG
- the LOC140959527 gene encoding CDP-diacylglycerol--inositol 3-phosphatidyltransferase 1-like, translated as MRPPSTLRVYLYIPNIIGYIRILMNCFAFAICFKDKTLFSILYFVSFVCDALDGWFARRLNQVSTFGAVLDMVTDRISTACLLVVLSQVYRPGFIFLSLLALDIASHWLQMYSTFLVGKISHKDVKDSSNWLFKLYYGNRKFMCYCCVSCEVLYILLFLLAKENEGLIDVLVNAATQSWFYLSSLTLVIVGWLIKQIVNIIQMKTAADACIVYDINKKQ; from the exons ATGAGGCCACCCAGCACCTTGAGAGTTTACCTTTACATTCCAAACATTATCG GTTACATTAGAATATTAATGAATTGCTTTGCTTTTGCGATATGCTTCAAGGACAAAACTCTATTCTCTATTCTGTATTTTGTCAG ctTCGTTTGTGATGCTTTGGATGGCTGGTTTGCTCGCAGACTGAATCAAG TTTCAACTTTTGGAGCAGTTCTGGACATGGTTACTGACAG GATAAGCACGGCTTGTCTCCTGGTGGTTTTATCGCAAGTTTATAg GCCTGGATTTATTTTCTTGTCGCTGCTTGCTCTAGATATAGCCAGCCATTGGTTGCAAATGTATAg CACCTTCTTGGTGGGAAAAATTAGCCACAAGGATGTCAAAGATAGCAGCAATTGGTTGTTCAAACTTTACTATGGGAATCGCAAATTTATGTGTTACTGTTGTGTCTCTTGTGAG GTTCTTtacattcttttatttcttctaGCTAAGGAGAACGAGGGTCTCATTGAT GTTCTAGTGAATGCTGCAACACAAAGTTGGTTCTATTTGTCATCACTTACTTTGGTTATTGTTGGATGGTTAATCAAGCAGATAGTTAATATTATACAG ATGAAGACCGCGGCTGATGCTTGCATAGTCTATGACATTAATAAGAAGCAGTAG